In Kangiella profundi, one DNA window encodes the following:
- a CDS encoding response regulator transcription factor, with protein sequence MPKLLLADDDIELCQLLQEYLTQEGFDIALAHDGATAAKLILDHSFDLMVLDVMLPNMNGFDVLKTVRKESQVPILMLTARGDEIDRIVGLELGADDYIAKPCNPRELTARIRTILRRTENVYSTKQKKLQSVHLGDVYINPASREVLLNNEVVKLTATEFDILYLLMNNAGTLVSRDDLSESCLGRTLEAYDRSIDMHISNLRRKLGPDSKGDERIKTVRGVGYQYVALDS encoded by the coding sequence ATGCCAAAATTATTACTAGCAGATGATGACATTGAACTGTGTCAACTCCTTCAGGAATACCTGACTCAGGAAGGCTTTGATATTGCTCTCGCGCATGACGGTGCCACTGCTGCCAAATTAATTCTTGATCACAGCTTTGATCTAATGGTGCTTGATGTGATGTTGCCTAATATGAATGGGTTTGATGTTTTAAAAACCGTTCGCAAAGAATCTCAGGTACCGATTCTGATGTTAACAGCGCGTGGCGATGAAATAGACAGGATTGTTGGTTTGGAATTAGGTGCCGATGATTATATTGCTAAGCCTTGTAACCCACGCGAACTGACTGCTCGAATCCGAACCATTCTTAGACGAACCGAAAATGTCTACAGCACTAAACAAAAGAAGCTGCAATCTGTTCACCTTGGTGATGTTTATATTAACCCTGCTTCGCGTGAAGTATTATTGAACAATGAAGTCGTCAAGCTAACTGCAACCGAATTCGATATCCTTTATTTGTTGATGAACAATGCTGGTACTTTAGTGAGCCGTGATGATTTGTCCGAGAGTTGTCTTGGCCGGACATTAGAAGCCTATGATCGTAGTATCGACATGCACATTAGTAATTTACGTCGTAAACTCGGCCCAGATTCAAAAGGCGATGAACGCATCAAAACAGTTCGCGGTGTAGGCTATCAGTATGTTGCCCTGGATTCGTAA
- a CDS encoding ATP-binding protein yields MLPWIRNLVRPSLFWKIFLWFWLATLITLTSVIFLYSLTGHDNKLVPASDEEAKQLRQAAINIQLRKIIDEYQTGRLLTLNRVPDDLNNTFIIDKNGEDLTGKEVPDVLYHLSSFYRNRNTPAMVIVDNEAFIGPEVVFNRGNYYLLFLREKSPHQFTTVVSYLYHSVSTWHLLLALGISALVCIALTWYLTRPIHQLQRTTQAFARGDLSARAERYLGKRQDEFADLAEDFDLMAERIERIIHSQKRLLSDVSHELRSPLTRMQIAASLAQKSANPESRSHIDRIELEVERLDEMIGELLQMAALERGHVNEDRANFMLNDLLDVIVEDAKFEAEAHNKTVDYQPDGDIAFNGYYSLLARAIENVLRNAIRHTPDDTCVTVATSESQLGVEIIICDSGHGVNEEHLKKIFDAFYRPTDARERTSGGAGLGLAIAKRGVEANGGTITAYNQKDSGLCVVIQLPKARI; encoded by the coding sequence ATGTTGCCCTGGATTCGTAATCTCGTTCGTCCCAGTCTGTTCTGGAAAATTTTTCTCTGGTTCTGGCTGGCAACACTAATCACACTAACCAGTGTAATATTCTTATATAGTCTTACCGGTCACGACAATAAACTGGTTCCTGCTTCTGATGAAGAAGCCAAGCAGTTGCGTCAGGCAGCCATCAATATTCAATTACGCAAAATCATTGATGAATATCAGACTGGCCGACTACTTACGCTTAACCGTGTCCCGGATGATCTCAACAATACCTTTATTATTGATAAAAATGGCGAAGACCTAACTGGCAAAGAAGTTCCTGACGTTCTCTATCATTTAAGTTCTTTTTATCGCAATCGAAATACACCAGCTATGGTAATTGTCGATAATGAAGCTTTTATTGGGCCAGAGGTAGTTTTCAATCGCGGCAATTATTACTTGCTGTTTCTGCGTGAAAAAAGTCCCCATCAATTTACCACGGTGGTCTCATACCTCTATCACTCCGTTTCAACCTGGCATCTACTTTTAGCTCTAGGCATCAGTGCACTGGTTTGTATTGCCCTAACCTGGTACCTGACTCGCCCTATCCATCAATTGCAAAGAACGACACAGGCTTTTGCTCGCGGTGATCTGAGCGCACGTGCTGAGCGTTATCTTGGCAAACGTCAGGACGAGTTTGCAGATCTGGCAGAAGACTTTGACTTAATGGCTGAGCGTATTGAACGAATTATCCATTCCCAAAAACGATTGCTCAGTGATGTCTCACATGAGCTACGCTCACCATTGACTCGTATGCAGATTGCCGCCAGTCTTGCTCAGAAAAGCGCCAACCCCGAGTCTCGCAGCCACATCGATCGCATCGAACTTGAAGTTGAGCGACTCGACGAGATGATTGGTGAACTGCTGCAGATGGCCGCTCTGGAAAGAGGCCATGTCAATGAAGATCGCGCCAATTTCATGCTCAATGACCTGCTTGATGTCATCGTTGAAGATGCAAAGTTTGAGGCAGAGGCACATAACAAAACTGTTGATTACCAACCTGACGGTGATATTGCTTTTAACGGTTATTACAGCCTGCTCGCACGCGCCATTGAGAATGTTCTAAGGAATGCTATTAGACACACTCCTGACGATACCTGCGTCACTGTCGCAACTTCAGAATCACAGCTCGGTGTTGAAATTATAATTTGTGACTCCGGCCACGGCGTCAATGAAGAGCACCTAAAAAAGATTTTTGATGCTTTTTATCGGCCAACAGATGCCAGAGAAAGAACCTCAGGAGGAGCTGGCCTTGGCTTGGCAATTGCCAAAAGAGGTGTTGAAGCCAATGGAGGAACTATTACTGCTTACAACCAGAAAGATTCTGGATTGTGTGTTGTTATACAGCTTCCAAAAGCTCGCATCTAA
- a CDS encoding LysE family translocator has protein sequence MASAHALAVASPGPDFAIVMRQSLVFGRRFAILTSIGIGLAILVHVTYAVLGIGLLIRDTLWLFTSIKVAGAAYLLYIGWQAIRVQKAEIKDFKPVSRDTMTSTKAFRQGFITNVLNPKATLFFLSLFTTIVSAETPMAIQALYGIWMSVMTGAWFVFLSLMLTQQKVRQFFANFGHWIDRILGAFLIILAILLLFSTVN, from the coding sequence ATGGCATCCGCCCATGCTTTGGCGGTTGCCAGCCCTGGCCCCGATTTCGCCATTGTGATGCGCCAAAGCCTGGTCTTTGGTCGTCGCTTTGCAATTTTGACCAGTATTGGCATTGGCTTGGCGATATTAGTACATGTGACTTATGCAGTACTAGGGATAGGTTTATTAATTCGAGATACACTGTGGCTATTCACTAGCATCAAGGTAGCTGGAGCGGCTTACCTGCTTTACATAGGCTGGCAGGCAATTAGAGTACAAAAAGCTGAGATCAAGGATTTTAAGCCGGTCAGTCGCGATACTATGACCAGCACCAAGGCATTTAGACAGGGTTTTATAACTAATGTGCTGAATCCTAAAGCTACTCTGTTCTTCCTGTCTTTATTTACCACAATCGTCAGTGCAGAAACTCCAATGGCAATACAGGCTCTTTACGGGATCTGGATGTCTGTTATGACAGGAGCATGGTTTGTCTTCCTATCGCTCATGCTAACGCAGCAGAAGGTACGCCAGTTCTTTGCTAACTTTGGTCATTGGATAGATAGAATTCTTGGAGCATTCCTTATAATTCTGGCAATTCTGTTGCTGTTTTCAACGGTAAATTAG